Within Candidatus Methylomirabilota bacterium, the genomic segment GATGGACAGCAGCGAGTCGGCGATGACGTTCCGCTGCGGCAGCTTCGGCTTCTCGGGCAGCCCGTACACCGACGGCTTGCCGAGCAGCAGGAAGAATGCGTTCAGGCCGCCGAGCGCGCCCGCCTTGTCCTCGCCGTAGAGCTGGGCGTCCTTGTAGCCGAGCTTCCTCAGCTCCTCGACCCGCTGCTTCGCCTTGACGGCGAGCTCGTCACGGAAGCCGAACTTGATCGACTCGGTCGGGCACGCCTTGGCGCACGCGGGGCCGAGGCCGTTGTGGATCCGGTCGTTGCAGAAGGTGCACTTCGTCGCGGTCCCCGTGTCGTGATTGAAGGCCACGACGCCGAACGGGCACGCCGACACGCAGTAGCGGCAGCCGTTGCAGATGTCCTGGTTGATGTTCACCGTCCCGTACTCGGTCCGGTAGATCGCGCCGGTCGGGCACGCCTCAAGACAGCCGGCCTGCGCGCAGTGCTTGCAGACGTCGGACATCATGTGCCACTGCTTCATCTGCCCCTTGGCGTCGGTCTCCTCGAAGAACCGCACGAGGCGGTAGCTCTTGTCGGTGAAGTGCGGGTGGTTCTGGTAGGAGCCCGTCCACTCGGGCTCTTCGGGCGCGAGCTGGTTCCACTGCTTGCAGGCGACCTGGCAGGCGCGGCAGCCGATGCACAGCGAGACGTCCGTGAACATCGCGAGCGTGCGCGCCATGGCTACGCCACCCCCTTCCGGACGTTACAGAGGAGCGCCTTGGACTCCTGGATGAACGTCGTGGGGTCTCCGAGGCTCGCGACCAGGTCGTTCGTGATGTCGCCCCGCGCGGACCTCATCACGCCCTGGTAGCCCCAGTGCCAGGGGATGCCGACCTGGTAGACCTTCTTGCCGTTGATGACGAACGGCTTGATCCGCTCGGTGACGAGGGCCTGCACCTTGATCGCGGCCCGCGGCGTCTCCACCGTGATCATGTCGCCGTTCTGGATCCCCAGCTCCTTCGCCATCTCGGACCCGATCTCCGCGAAGTGGCCGAAGAACAGCTCGGAGAGCCACGGCACGTGGCGCGACATGCCGGCGGCGTGGTGCTCCGTGAGCCGATAGGTGGTCAGGATGTAGGGATACTTGTCCGGCGTCCCGAGCTTGTTCAGGTCGCCGATGTCGTACACCTTCGCCACCGGGTTGTTGTTGACCTTCGACAGGAGGTTCTTCGTCGGCGACTCGAACGGCTCGTAGTGCTCGGGGAAGGGGCCGTCCAACACCGAGGCGAAGAACTGCCCCTTGCCGTGGGGATTCATGATGAACGCGTCGACGCCGCCGATGCCCTTGAACGGGCCCTCCTTCTGCCGGGGCGCGTCGGGCGCCATGGTCCCCGGGAAGTCGGGCACGTCGTTGCCGACCCACTTCTTCTGCTCGGCGTCCCACCAGATGAGCTTCTTCTTCTCGCTCCACGGCTTGCCGGCGGCGTTGGCCGATGCGCGGTTGTAGAGGATCCGCCGGTTCGCGGGCCACACGAAGCCCCAGCCGTGGGCCAGGTAGTCCCCGCCCTTGGGCTTCTCGCGGCGCAGCGCGAGGTTCTTGCCCTCTTCGGGATAGATCCCGCTGTAGATCCAGTTGCCGCAGGCGGTGAGCCCGTCGTCCCGCAGGACCGCGAACGTCTTGACGGGCTCGCCCTGCTTGTATTGGAGCTTGCCGTCCTTGTCCGTGATGTCGGCGGTCGCGTAGCCGTTGCACTCCTTGAGGACCAGCTCCATGGTGGGCTCCTGCTTGGGCCCCTGGGGCTGGTAATCCCACACGAGATCGAGGACCGGGCGGTCCTTCTTCGCCTTCGACCCCTTGTAGAGCGCCTTCAGCCGGTTGCCGAGGTCGACGATGAAGGCCGCGTCCGAGCGCGCGTCGCCGGGCGGCTCGACCGCCTTCACGTGCCACTGGGCCATCCGCATCGTGTTGGTGATCGACCCGTCCTTTTCCGCGGCGGGCGCGCCGGGGATGAAGAAGACCTCGACCTGCGACGACTTCGGATCGACCCCCGGCTCTTTCCAGACCGCCGCGGTGTCGGTCTCGAAGAGATCGACCACCACGAGCCAGTCCAGACTGCGCACGGCCTGCCGCGACATCTTCGCGTTGGGGGTGTCCACCGCCGGGTTCTGGCCCATGACGATGAACCCCTTGACCTTCTTCTGCAGCATCCCGACGATGAAGTGCTGGTGCGAGTAGGCGTCCGCCTTCTCGCGCTTGGGCAGGTAGTCGTAGGCGAAGTCGTTCTCCTTCGTCGCGGCCGGCCCCCACCAGGCCTTGAGCAGGCTCACGACGAACTTCGGGTTGTTGACCCAGTAGCCCCCCTTCGGCGTGGTCTTCTCGAGGTACTCCATGAGCGACTGATGCGGCCCCTGCAGGGGCTCCGCCGGATAGCCGGGCAGCATGTGGTAGAGGGTCCCGAAGTCCGTCGCGCCCTGGACGTTCGAGTGGCCGCGGAGCGCGACCACACCGCCCCCGGGACGACCGATGTTCCCGAGAATCAGCTGGAGCATGCAGAGCGCGCGGATCTGCTGCACGCCGTTGGTCGACTGGTTGAGCTGCAGCGCATAGGAGACCGTCGCCGTCTTGTCGGGCCCGGAGGCCGAGCAGTAGATGTCGGCCACCTTCAGGAACAGGGCCTTGTTGATCCCGCAGACCCGCTCCACCATCTCCGCCGTGTAGCGCGCGTAGTGGCGGCGCAGGTACTGGAAGACACAGTGGGGGTCGCGGAGCGTCGTGTCCTGCCTGGGATACCCGTCCGCGTCGAGCTGATACTTCCATGACGACTGGTCGTAGCTCCGCTTGGCCCGGTCGTAGCCGCTGAAGAGCCCGTCGAGGTCCGCCGGGGTCTTGAAGCTCGGATCGAGGAGGAGCGGCGCGTTCGTGAAGGCCACGACGTAGTCGTGGAAGTACTTCTTCTTCTCGATCGCGTAGCGGATCAGCGCGCCGAAGAAGACGATGTTCGTGCCCGAACGGATCGGCACGTGGATGTCCGCCGTCGCGGAGGTCCGGGTGAACCGCGGGTCGACGTGGATGATCTTCGCGCCGCGCTCCTTGGCCTTCATCACCCACTTGTAGCTGACCGGGTGGCACTCGGCCCAGTTCGACGTCGGCATGATGACGTCGGCGTACTGGACGTCGATCAGGTTGGTGGTCATCGCGCCGCGGCCGAAGGTCGCGCCGAGCGCGGGCACGGTGGCGGAGTGGCAGAGGCGCGCGGAGTTCTCGAGGTTCACCAGGCCCAAGCCGCGCGAGAGCTTGGCGATCAGGTAGTTCTCCTCGTTGTCGAGGACGGAGGAGCCGAGCCAGGCGATACCCTCGCACCGGTTGACGGTGACGGTCTTGTCGCCCACCTTCGCGGTCTCCACGAAGGTCTCGTCGCGGGTCTTCCTCACCCGCTTGGCGATCTCGGCCATCATCCAGTCGAGCGGCTTCTCCTCCCACGTGTCGCTCCCGGGCGCGCGGTACAGGCACTTGCTGATGCGACGCTCGTTGAGCGAGAGCTGGTAGGTCGACGAGCCCTTCGGACAGAGCGCGCCCTCGGTGTGGGGCGCGTCCGGATCACCCTCGATATCGACGATCTTGCCGTCCCGGACGTAGATGAGCTGCGCGCACCCGACGGCGCAGTACGGA encodes:
- the fdnG gene encoding formate dehydrogenase-N subunit alpha — translated: MSLSRRDFLRYGVATASTAAASGAIDLSPVEAAATSLRIKEAKAVPGVCPYCAVGCAQLIYVRDGKIVDIEGDPDAPHTEGALCPKGSSTYQLSLNERRISKCLYRAPGSDTWEEKPLDWMMAEIAKRVRKTRDETFVETAKVGDKTVTVNRCEGIAWLGSSVLDNEENYLIAKLSRGLGLVNLENSARLCHSATVPALGATFGRGAMTTNLIDVQYADVIMPTSNWAECHPVSYKWVMKAKERGAKIIHVDPRFTRTSATADIHVPIRSGTNIVFFGALIRYAIEKKKYFHDYVVAFTNAPLLLDPSFKTPADLDGLFSGYDRAKRSYDQSSWKYQLDADGYPRQDTTLRDPHCVFQYLRRHYARYTAEMVERVCGINKALFLKVADIYCSASGPDKTATVSYALQLNQSTNGVQQIRALCMLQLILGNIGRPGGGVVALRGHSNVQGATDFGTLYHMLPGYPAEPLQGPHQSLMEYLEKTTPKGGYWVNNPKFVVSLLKAWWGPAATKENDFAYDYLPKREKADAYSHQHFIVGMLQKKVKGFIVMGQNPAVDTPNAKMSRQAVRSLDWLVVVDLFETDTAAVWKEPGVDPKSSQVEVFFIPGAPAAEKDGSITNTMRMAQWHVKAVEPPGDARSDAAFIVDLGNRLKALYKGSKAKKDRPVLDLVWDYQPQGPKQEPTMELVLKECNGYATADITDKDGKLQYKQGEPVKTFAVLRDDGLTACGNWIYSGIYPEEGKNLALRREKPKGGDYLAHGWGFVWPANRRILYNRASANAAGKPWSEKKKLIWWDAEQKKWVGNDVPDFPGTMAPDAPRQKEGPFKGIGGVDAFIMNPHGKGQFFASVLDGPFPEHYEPFESPTKNLLSKVNNNPVAKVYDIGDLNKLGTPDKYPYILTTYRLTEHHAAGMSRHVPWLSELFFGHFAEIGSEMAKELGIQNGDMITVETPRAAIKVQALVTERIKPFVINGKKVYQVGIPWHWGYQGVMRSARGDITNDLVASLGDPTTFIQESKALLCNVRKGVA
- a CDS encoding 4Fe-4S dicluster domain-containing protein — its product is MARTLAMFTDVSLCIGCRACQVACKQWNQLAPEEPEWTGSYQNHPHFTDKSYRLVRFFEETDAKGQMKQWHMMSDVCKHCAQAGCLEACPTGAIYRTEYGTVNINQDICNGCRYCVSACPFGVVAFNHDTGTATKCTFCNDRIHNGLGPACAKACPTESIKFGFRDELAVKAKQRVEELRKLGYKDAQLYGEDKAGALGGLNAFFLLLGKPSVYGLPEKPKLPQRNVIADSLLSIGSALVVGLGALLAFRGRGAKEGD